In Candidatus Methanosphaera massiliense, the following are encoded in one genomic region:
- a CDS encoding methanogenesis marker 6 protein yields MIVLGPGCAVSSKELMNFLHLLELPINIRLTCYGANINGVPEYVMEAVTKARALDPTHIFIKFRGFPPGDPRRCRAKRGGAREGFHQLEAEYKLLPDVSYALEHPKHVDLNPPKKIPVEEFKKIVEETEKNK; encoded by the coding sequence ATGATAGTTTTAGGACCTGGATGTGCTGTAAGTTCAAAGGAATTAATGAACTTCTTACATTTACTAGAACTACCAATAAATATTCGTCTAACATGCTATGGAGCAAATATTAATGGTGTTCCGGAGTATGTTATGGAAGCTGTTACTAAGGCAAGAGCATTAGATCCAACACATATTTTCATAAAATTCAGAGGATTTCCACCAGGTGACCCTAGAAGATGTAGGGCAAAAAGAGGAGGAGCCCGTGAAGGATTCCATCAACTAGAAGCAGAATATAAATTATTACCTGATGTAAGTTATGCATTAGAACATCCGAAACATGTTGACTTAAATCCTCCAAAAAAGATTCCTGTAGAAGAATTTAAGAAAATAGTTGAAGAAACAGAGAAAAACAAGTAA
- the mmp3 gene encoding methyl-coenzyme M reductase-associated protein Mmp3 — translation MQIKINDVEMDMNAGSTVEDAIKKSNAPYIDGSAIALIEGREVLEGHVNKYKIKTTKGSIIIELVKNADILTDFWKNNYKEFISKVIRWTTTHEVAMGSIVSDLEPTNDEFLYNRWDVIISLSGFSNEATHIIFSKSKHQSVYGVPDQNKGIFATVVGGKRNLLKLDNTDEIIDIEPVIERKSVIKSAAVTDFSTELQEGNEIFTYLEVTANPDAPVSFEHFLKIIEKGTLKVDYESETFVENDTLKGLERDSEVIEKRKRGAVTLRNQGAGVGKIYIYREDRVSVPTHNIVGHVTKGMQLLDTIKENDKITIITNPERISTVALTQKEADEYLESRGIEHTRDGLTDDDAVVVAQDPLYTVDIDKSKKIKTLGVPPEDFVEIELYEDESPSSVWYFRKISGLLSGDVGHLRTNMAIPEMNLIMFKAVNKEAKGLIPEKLPDGEVKAWEICVSNTATKHVGNIGIRFIDNDEFGPTGESFSGTNIIGKVTAGFENFKAFKEGDTVYVKER, via the coding sequence ATGCAAATAAAAATCAATGATGTTGAAATGGATATGAATGCTGGTTCAACCGTTGAAGATGCTATAAAAAAATCAAATGCTCCTTATATAGATGGCTCAGCTATTGCCTTAATAGAAGGAAGAGAGGTACTAGAAGGCCATGTTAATAAGTATAAAATAAAAACTACAAAGGGCAGTATAATTATTGAATTAGTTAAAAATGCTGATATTTTAACTGATTTCTGGAAGAATAATTATAAAGAATTTATTAGTAAAGTCATACGGTGGACCACTACTCATGAAGTAGCAATGGGTTCAATAGTATCTGATTTAGAACCTACTAATGATGAATTTTTATATAATAGGTGGGATGTGATAATAAGCTTATCCGGATTTTCAAATGAGGCTACTCATATAATCTTCTCTAAATCTAAACATCAATCAGTATATGGTGTTCCTGACCAAAATAAAGGAATATTCGCAACAGTAGTAGGTGGAAAAAGAAACTTACTAAAACTAGATAATACTGATGAAATCATAGATATAGAACCTGTAATTGAAAGAAAAAGCGTTATAAAAAGTGCAGCTGTAACAGATTTCTCAACAGAACTACAAGAAGGAAATGAAATCTTCACATATTTAGAAGTCACAGCAAACCCTGATGCACCAGTATCATTCGAACACTTTCTAAAAATCATAGAAAAAGGAACACTAAAAGTAGACTATGAATCAGAAACATTCGTCGAAAACGATACATTAAAAGGTTTAGAAAGAGATTCTGAGGTAATCGAGAAAAGAAAAAGAGGTGCAGTTACTCTAAGAAATCAAGGTGCAGGTGTAGGTAAAATATACATCTACAGAGAAGACAGAGTATCCGTACCAACACATAATATTGTAGGTCATGTTACAAAAGGAATGCAATTACTAGACACAATTAAAGAAAACGATAAAATAACAATAATAACAAATCCTGAGAGAATATCAACAGTAGCATTAACACAAAAAGAAGCAGATGAATACCTAGAATCTAGAGGAATAGAACATACACGTGATGGTCTAACAGATGATGATGCAGTGGTAGTAGCACAAGACCCATTATACACAGTAGATATAGATAAATCCAAGAAAATAAAAACACTAGGAGTACCACCAGAGGACTTTGTAGAAATAGAATTATATGAAGATGAAAGTCCAAGCTCAGTATGGTATTTCAGAAAGATATCAGGACTATTAAGTGGTGATGTAGGACACTTAAGAACAAACATGGCCATACCTGAAATGAATCTGATAATGTTTAAAGCAGTGAATAAAGAAGCAAAAGGTCTAATACCTGAAAAATTACCAGACGGAGAAGTAAAAGCATGGGAAATCTGTGTAAGTAACACTGCAACAAAACACGTTGGTAACATAGGAATCAGATTTATAGATAATGATGAATTTGGTCCTACTGGTGAATCATTCAGTGGAACAAATATAATAGGAAAAGTAACTGCAGGATTTGAAAACTTCAAAGCATTCAAGGAAGGAGATACTGTTTATGTCAAAGAACGATAA
- a CDS encoding methanogenesis marker 2 protein, whose product MDFNEIIESIRTFKGVTRKHSIADVREKLKDIYNISGNVYLAFGDDAAAVDIGNNQLMLLATDGIWGSLMSVDPWWSGYCSVLVNVNDIAAMGGLPMGMTNVLSSSDSDITSQIMDGIKEGVKKFGVPMVGGHTHPDTPYNALDVAISGIVDKDAIIPSCGAKKDDNVIVAIDLDGQVYPGTDINWDTTSDKTPQYVQDQIKIMNTIGKKQLVHAGKDISNPGIVGTLGMLLEASNMGADIDMEKIPRADNIDWIQWFKMYPGSAFVLTAPEETTDEAIRLLNNSHINAECIGKVTDNHKLSMSYKNDKKTVFDFSSEIIMGFSEDK is encoded by the coding sequence GTGGATTTTAATGAAATAATTGAATCAATAAGAACATTTAAGGGAGTAACAAGAAAACACTCCATAGCAGATGTACGTGAAAAACTTAAAGATATTTATAATATATCAGGTAATGTTTACCTAGCTTTTGGCGATGATGCAGCAGCTGTAGATATAGGTAATAATCAGTTAATGTTACTAGCAACTGATGGTATATGGGGTTCATTAATGAGTGTGGACCCATGGTGGTCAGGTTATTGTTCAGTACTAGTAAATGTAAATGACATAGCTGCTATGGGCGGACTTCCAATGGGAATGACTAATGTATTATCATCATCTGATTCTGATATCACATCACAAATTATGGATGGAATAAAAGAGGGTGTTAAGAAATTTGGTGTTCCAATGGTTGGTGGTCATACTCATCCAGACACACCATACAATGCATTAGATGTTGCTATTAGTGGTATTGTAGATAAAGATGCAATAATACCAAGCTGTGGTGCAAAAAAAGATGACAATGTAATAGTAGCAATAGATCTAGATGGTCAAGTATACCCAGGAACAGATATCAACTGGGATACAACAAGCGATAAAACACCACAATACGTTCAAGACCAAATAAAAATAATGAACACAATAGGTAAAAAACAATTAGTACATGCAGGAAAAGATATAAGTAACCCTGGAATAGTAGGAACTTTAGGAATGCTATTAGAAGCATCTAATATGGGTGCAGACATAGACATGGAAAAAATACCACGAGCAGATAACATTGACTGGATACAATGGTTTAAAATGTATCCTGGAAGTGCATTTGTACTAACAGCACCAGAAGAAACAACCGACGAAGCAATCAGATTACTTAACAATTCACACATCAATGCAGAATGTATAGGTAAAGTAACAGATAATCATAAACTATCTATGTCATACAAAAATGATAAAAAAACAGTCTTTGATTTTAGCTCAGAAATTATCATGGGATTCTCAGAGGACAAATAA
- a CDS encoding methanogenesis marker 5 protein translates to MMKVAIFPPNSMILADMIVRSGHEPLVVQKEMKQKVTSPDIDAPPFNMTEEDPINGLKYAAIEVPSGVRGRMSLFGPIIEQAEAAIIMSEAPYGFGCVGCARSAELTVFSLRRRNIPILELEYPTSRDATVEMVYKINTFLDNLKEEEE, encoded by the coding sequence ATTATGAAAGTTGCAATATTTCCACCTAACTCTATGATTCTAGCAGACATGATAGTTAGAAGTGGACATGAACCGCTAGTAGTTCAAAAAGAAATGAAGCAGAAAGTAACAAGTCCGGATATAGATGCGCCACCATTTAACATGACAGAAGAAGACCCAATAAATGGACTTAAATATGCTGCAATTGAAGTGCCTTCCGGTGTAAGAGGTCGTATGTCTCTATTTGGACCAATAATAGAACAAGCAGAAGCAGCAATAATAATGAGTGAAGCACCATATGGATTTGGATGTGTGGGATGCGCACGTTCTGCAGAATTAACAGTATTTTCACTAAGAAGACGAAACATTCCAATTCTTGAATTAGAGTACCCAACATCTAGAGATGCTACAGTAGAAATGGTGTATAAAATAAATACATTTCTTGACAATCTAAAAGAGGAGGAGGAATAA
- a CDS encoding PIN domain-containing protein has protein sequence MKVYILDASGLINGFYSKKSPNFMTSSTVSEIKDINTQILLENCINEGLIHIEDVNYDDNPEIREVLLSSGDLMRLSSTDKDIIALALKHKQDGDDVVTVTDDYSMQNSLKLLNIEFKSVRTKGINSTVQWKRICKGCRKEYPSDSTEEVCEICGSPIIRKRVNAHSNH, from the coding sequence ATGAAAGTTTATATCTTAGATGCATCTGGTTTAATTAATGGTTTTTATTCAAAAAAATCACCTAACTTTATGACCTCTTCAACAGTATCTGAAATTAAAGATATTAATACTCAAATATTACTGGAGAATTGTATAAATGAGGGTCTTATTCATATAGAAGATGTTAATTATGATGATAATCCTGAAATTAGGGAGGTATTATTATCTAGTGGTGATCTTATGAGACTTTCTAGTACTGATAAGGATATTATTGCACTTGCATTAAAACATAAGCAAGATGGTGATGATGTAGTTACAGTTACTGATGATTATTCCATGCAAAATTCATTAAAACTGTTAAACATTGAATTTAAGTCGGTTAGAACAAAGGGTATTAATAGTACGGTCCAGTGGAAGAGAATTTGTAAGGGATGCAGAAAGGAATATCCTAGTGATAGTACTGAGGAAGTATGTGAAATATGTGGTTCTCCAATTATAAGAAAAAGAGTGAATGCACATAGTAATCATTAA
- a CDS encoding MBL fold metallo-hydrolase, which translates to MKNSDIFLVDAGLDKSYATNGFGRCRGSLLKDYGSFFIQEEGSSISDFVEEREIDLSGVFLTHTHVDHVSGIVDLDDGIPIFFSNREKSMDLKPFYYAEYFRSKKFIQVLDVDSFVDTPILGRCFDVFGDSSFYAIYTPGHTPGHLSYLLNGENKVLFAGDACYTRHGLKYGVTASDYTWNKNVSQKSLERILRFKDKYNINIILGHSL; encoded by the coding sequence ATGAAAAATTCGGATATTTTTCTTGTTGATGCTGGATTAGATAAATCTTATGCTACTAATGGTTTTGGTCGTTGTCGTGGTAGTTTACTGAAGGATTATGGTTCTTTTTTTATTCAAGAAGAGGGTTCTAGTATATCTGATTTTGTTGAAGAAAGAGAAATTGACTTATCTGGTGTTTTCTTGACTCATACTCATGTGGATCATGTATCGGGTATTGTTGATTTGGATGATGGTATTCCCATATTTTTCTCTAATAGGGAGAAGAGTATGGATTTAAAGCCTTTTTATTATGCTGAATATTTTAGGTCTAAGAAGTTTATTCAAGTTTTAGATGTGGATTCTTTTGTTGATACACCTATTCTCGGCAGATGTTTTGACGTGTTCGGTGATTCATCATTCTATGCTATTTATACTCCTGGTCATACTCCTGGTCATTTATCATACTTACTTAATGGTGAGAATAAGGTCTTGTTTGCTGGTGACGCGTGTTATACTAGGCATGGCTTGAAGTATGGTGTTACTGCTTCTGATTATACTTGGAATAAAAATGTATCTCAGAAGTCTTTAGAAAGAATTTTAAGATTTAAAGATAAATATAATATTAATATTATACTGGGACATAGTTTATGA
- a CDS encoding methanogenesis marker 17 protein: MYVECYDEVGAEVYDTLLRHALQELKLARAINAVKVFIDPRDAIFIAVVKLEKASQPIYLKDMASYKYEGDLLKILIDNENYTPDLLRVLWREEGRVNVAQPDRYKIEISNPTIDPENLMVVDPSKELKRRVYDALFRVMPEGFRMTRNASEGNLVCLMSSDEIIDEKWNKKFNEVIEEVKNQ, from the coding sequence ATGTATGTAGAATGTTATGATGAGGTAGGAGCAGAAGTATATGATACACTACTAAGACATGCACTTCAGGAACTAAAACTAGCACGTGCAATTAATGCAGTGAAAGTATTTATAGACCCAAGAGATGCAATATTCATAGCTGTTGTAAAATTAGAGAAAGCTTCTCAGCCAATATACCTGAAAGACATGGCATCATATAAGTATGAGGGTGATTTACTAAAGATACTTATAGATAATGAGAATTATACTCCTGACTTGTTAAGAGTATTATGGAGAGAGGAAGGCCGTGTTAATGTTGCACAGCCAGACAGGTATAAGATTGAAATATCTAATCCGACAATAGACCCTGAGAATCTAATGGTTGTTGACCCATCAAAAGAACTAAAACGCAGAGTATATGATGCATTATTCAGGGTAATGCCTGAAGGATTCCGTATGACACGTAATGCAAGTGAAGGAAATCTTGTCTGTCTCATGAGTAGTGATGAAATTATTGATGAAAAATGGAACAAGAAATTTAATGAAGTAATTGAAGAAGTAAAAAATCAATAA
- a CDS encoding DUF2117 domain-containing protein translates to MTLRIGVIVHGPGIIDSGYAKKIIEVLSKYGVVSCKLGGTMGRTAVIDGNLEDIIDISEKLLPSQSIKLLSNNNDVLFLLNYGKSTVTGHTFGYKVLGNAGNDINLVQIERPGEDDGTIIQWNEKSDVTLINSVATDLNLPVIKADEVKSLVKDLTGYDKNNSRIERKIAGVSPGENIMVNGTIVGKATSDELVIIGEDNHIVEMIGGIIKQHGLEKLGEVDLSTAIVKTGLLRKADNIKPRIIEHESNDNLVVAFLDHAAEDIYKYRDVDLLVSVGDDTTLLSSDILYRFNIPIIGITDGDLDKVVLEGFKHKDSIIIQVEQGNDDIIGHKIHDCLFDGKEKINIDDISTFTNSLLDVIDKSGLDYKFVDKQLE, encoded by the coding sequence ATGACTCTAAGAATTGGTGTAATAGTGCATGGTCCAGGAATTATAGATTCAGGTTATGCAAAGAAAATTATTGAAGTATTATCAAAGTATGGTGTTGTTTCATGTAAGCTTGGTGGAACAATGGGAAGAACTGCCGTTATTGATGGTAATTTAGAGGATATTATTGATATTAGTGAGAAATTATTACCTAGTCAGTCAATAAAATTATTATCTAATAATAATGACGTACTGTTTCTTTTAAATTATGGTAAATCAACTGTTACTGGCCATACTTTCGGATATAAGGTGTTAGGTAATGCAGGTAATGATATTAATCTTGTGCAAATAGAAAGACCGGGTGAAGATGATGGAACTATTATACAATGGAATGAAAAATCAGATGTGACCTTAATAAATAGTGTAGCTACTGATTTAAATCTTCCAGTTATAAAGGCAGATGAAGTGAAATCATTAGTAAAAGATTTAACAGGGTATGATAAGAATAATTCTCGTATTGAACGTAAGATAGCAGGGGTGTCACCTGGAGAGAATATAATGGTTAATGGTACAATTGTTGGAAAAGCTACTTCAGATGAGCTGGTAATTATTGGTGAAGATAATCATATTGTTGAGATGATTGGTGGTATTATAAAGCAACATGGCCTGGAGAAGTTAGGTGAGGTTGATTTATCTACCGCTATAGTTAAAACGGGATTATTAAGAAAGGCAGATAATATAAAGCCTAGAATTATTGAACATGAGTCTAACGATAATCTCGTTGTGGCATTTCTTGATCATGCAGCTGAGGATATTTATAAGTATAGGGATGTTGATTTACTTGTTAGTGTAGGTGATGATACTACATTGTTATCTTCTGATATTCTTTATAGGTTTAATATTCCTATAATTGGTATTACTGATGGAGATTTAGATAAAGTTGTACTTGAAGGATTTAAACATAAAGACTCAATTATTATACAGGTTGAACAGGGAAATGATGATATAATTGGTCATAAAATACATGATTGTTTATTTGATGGTAAAGAAAAGATAAACATAGATGATATATCTACATTCACTAATAGTTTATTGGATGTTATTGATAAATCAGGACTGGATTATAAATTTGTTGATAAACAATTAGAATAG
- a CDS encoding radical SAM protein codes for MDDEKRMKHFAHVTQAHPCFNEKIHDKVGRIHIPIAPSCNIQCGFCTRKLDGKENRPGVASCVMTVDQALEHIRETTSKMPISVVGVAGPGDSLCNSGTLELFRRVREEFPDLILCMSTNGLLLPRYAEEIAEVGVKTVTVTVNAVDPEIGAQIYDDIEYDGEVYHGIDGFNILLENQLKGIEMLSNLGVIVKVNSVLIPGVNDKHIVEIARVVKSKGASIMNVLPLIPLNKFKDVERPGCGMLSTVREEVEEYLPVFRACTQCRADAFGIPGKKNQDFSLEMVPNSHY; via the coding sequence ATGGATGATGAAAAGAGGATGAAACACTTTGCCCATGTAACACAGGCACACCCCTGCTTTAATGAGAAGATACATGATAAAGTAGGAAGAATCCATATACCTATAGCACCAAGCTGTAACATACAATGTGGATTCTGCACAAGAAAACTAGATGGCAAGGAAAATAGGCCTGGAGTAGCTTCATGTGTCATGACAGTAGATCAGGCTTTAGAACATATACGCGAAACAACTAGTAAAATGCCTATTAGTGTAGTTGGCGTAGCAGGTCCAGGTGACTCCTTATGTAACTCAGGTACACTGGAGTTATTCAGAAGAGTACGGGAGGAATTTCCGGATTTAATTCTATGTATGAGTACTAATGGATTGCTACTACCAAGATATGCTGAGGAAATAGCAGAGGTAGGAGTAAAGACAGTGACTGTCACAGTAAATGCTGTAGACCCGGAGATTGGTGCTCAGATATATGATGACATAGAATATGATGGTGAAGTCTATCATGGAATAGATGGATTCAACATACTGCTGGAAAATCAGTTGAAGGGTATAGAGATGTTATCAAATCTCGGAGTAATAGTAAAGGTTAACAGTGTACTTATACCAGGTGTTAATGATAAGCATATAGTTGAGATTGCAAGAGTTGTGAAAAGTAAGGGTGCATCAATTATGAATGTACTGCCACTAATTCCACTCAATAAATTTAAGGATGTTGAAAGACCAGGATGTGGAATGTTAAGCACCGTAAGAGAGGAAGTTGAGGAATATCTTCCAGTATTCCGGGCTTGTACTCAGTGCAGGGCAGATGCATTTGGAATACCTGGCAAGAAGAATCAGGATTTCTCACTAGAAATGGTGCCTAATAGTCATTATTAG
- a CDS encoding PRC-barrel domain-containing protein, translating to MRLLDDIIGKEVLDNTASVMGKVKDIELDTSSNKLESIIVTKGGISESIGISKNEIIVPFEMIKRVGDKILLKKTIDDAEIMVEELENDL from the coding sequence ATGCGTTTATTAGATGACATAATTGGTAAAGAAGTATTAGATAATACTGCTTCTGTGATGGGAAAAGTTAAAGATATTGAATTAGATACATCTTCAAACAAACTAGAGTCCATTATAGTTACTAAAGGTGGAATTTCTGAAAGTATTGGTATATCCAAGAATGAAATTATTGTTCCTTTTGAAATGATTAAACGTGTTGGTGACAAAATACTTCTTAAAAAAACTATTGATGATGCGGAAATCATGGTAGAAGAACTAGAAAACGATTTATAA
- the pyrE gene encoding orotate phosphoribosyltransferase gives MTDYKTKLIELLKANDVIKFGKFTLSSGKESDYYVDMKKAITMPEILECVAHLITEQIKDDEVDKIAGPALGAVPIATATSLISKKPMLMIRKQKKSYGTSKQIEGELLEGDNVVIVEDVTTTGGSLLKAIDVIEDNGGHITQAFVIVDREEGAQSAFEEKNIKFNPLLTISEFKSYLD, from the coding sequence ATGACAGATTATAAAACTAAACTAATTGAATTACTAAAGGCTAACGATGTAATTAAATTCGGTAAATTCACTTTATCATCAGGTAAGGAAAGTGACTACTACGTGGATATGAAAAAAGCTATTACAATGCCTGAAATACTTGAATGTGTTGCCCACTTAATCACCGAACAAATCAAGGATGATGAAGTAGATAAAATCGCAGGTCCAGCACTAGGAGCTGTTCCAATAGCTACAGCAACATCACTCATATCAAAAAAACCAATGCTAATGATAAGAAAACAAAAGAAATCATATGGTACTAGTAAACAAATTGAAGGTGAATTACTAGAGGGAGACAATGTAGTAATAGTAGAAGATGTTACTACAACAGGAGGATCATTACTAAAAGCAATAGATGTAATAGAAGATAATGGTGGACATATTACACAAGCATTTGTGATTGTTGATAGAGAAGAAGGAGCACAGTCAGCATTCGAAGAAAAAAATATTAAATTTAACCCTTTATTAACTATAAGTGAATTTAAAAGTTATCTAGATTAG
- a CDS encoding methanogenesis marker 15 protein — translation MIKIAQLSCGTEYSGIQKEIEKAAEMFGAQMVLPDVNLDDIDEAFEKFGLNCASSSLKLMIARAMSLVEGKNEADAVFICTCFRCAEAAITRNEVRRLIQNNTDLPVVTYSFTEKTKASELFIRMEALTTVVSRKSILAREKQEGLTLGIDSGSTTTKVALMENDEVIGTGWVPTGDILGCTDDAMKQAFAETDYNLGDVEAIGTTGYGRMTIGKALGAKLIQEEISVNSKGAVYLADAQKGEATVLDIGGMDNKVITVNNGIPDNFTMGGICAGASGRFLDMTSRRLEVDITELGPLAQKGNYKNALLNSYCIVFGIQDLVTSLAGGAKKEDAASAACHSVAEQVYEQQLQEIDIREPLIQVGGTSLIGGLVDAVQDILGGIEIIVPEYSQYIGSIGAAMLVSGLKDTDIDDSKKY, via the coding sequence ATGATAAAGATAGCACAATTATCATGTGGTACTGAATACAGTGGTATACAAAAGGAAATAGAAAAAGCAGCTGAAATGTTCGGAGCACAGATGGTATTACCTGATGTAAACCTTGATGATATTGACGAAGCATTTGAAAAATTTGGTTTAAACTGTGCAAGTTCTAGTTTAAAACTGATGATAGCAAGAGCAATGTCATTAGTAGAAGGTAAAAACGAGGCAGATGCAGTATTCATATGTACCTGTTTCAGATGTGCAGAAGCAGCTATTACAAGAAATGAAGTACGTAGATTAATCCAAAATAATACAGACCTGCCAGTAGTAACATACTCCTTCACAGAGAAAACAAAAGCATCAGAGTTATTTATACGTATGGAAGCATTAACAACAGTTGTATCACGAAAAAGTATACTTGCACGTGAAAAACAGGAAGGACTTACTCTTGGAATAGACAGCGGATCCACCACAACAAAAGTAGCACTCATGGAAAATGATGAAGTAATAGGTACAGGATGGGTTCCGACAGGAGATATACTGGGATGTACTGATGATGCAATGAAACAAGCATTTGCAGAAACAGACTATAACTTAGGCGATGTGGAAGCAATAGGAACAACTGGTTATGGACGTATGACCATAGGAAAAGCTCTTGGAGCAAAACTTATACAGGAAGAAATATCTGTTAACAGTAAGGGTGCCGTATATCTGGCTGATGCTCAGAAAGGAGAAGCAACAGTACTGGATATTGGTGGTATGGATAACAAGGTAATCACTGTAAATAATGGTATACCTGATAACTTTACCATGGGTGGTATATGTGCTGGTGCATCAGGACGTTTCCTAGATATGACCAGTAGAAGACTAGAGGTGGATATTACAGAACTAGGACCACTGGCACAGAAAGGTAACTATAAAAACGCATTACTAAACAGTTACTGTATTGTATTCGGTATACAGGACCTTGTAACATCTCTTGCAGGAGGAGCAAAGAAGGAAGATGCTGCTAGTGCTGCATGTCACTCTGTAGCAGAACAGGTATATGAACAGCAATTACAGGAAATTGATATTCGTGAACCATTAATACAGGTAGGTGGAACATCACTAATTGGCGGATTAGTAGATGCTGTACAGGACATTCTTGGTGGAATAGAGATAATTGTACCAGAATATTCACAGTACATTGGTTCTATAGGAGCAGCAATGCTAGTATCAGGACTTAAAGATACAGATATTGATGATAGTAAAAAATACTAA
- a CDS encoding PRC-barrel domain-containing protein, protein MNTKDVFGMKIIDKNAKEVAKIAEFEFNVKTYKVNKIYGSFGNPINKKYYEIDPNTIISIGDYLLIDTTVEKLSENTLDKIPKAEQNDLKVNEAMGKTVLDAEGNTAGKVSNIDIDFDNFEITNITISKQTSSFGKKDVNVIHKDEIKGMGDYVIVDKVFNGETKDSEKEDKKEDESNEKVKVNINID, encoded by the coding sequence ATGAATACTAAAGATGTATTTGGAATGAAAATAATAGATAAAAATGCTAAAGAAGTAGCAAAAATTGCAGAATTTGAATTCAACGTGAAAACATACAAAGTAAACAAAATATACGGATCCTTCGGAAACCCTATAAATAAAAAATACTACGAAATAGATCCTAACACTATAATATCCATAGGAGATTACTTATTAATCGACACAACAGTTGAAAAACTATCCGAAAACACACTCGATAAAATACCAAAAGCAGAACAAAACGATTTAAAAGTAAATGAAGCAATGGGAAAAACAGTACTTGACGCAGAAGGAAATACCGCAGGAAAAGTAAGTAACATAGACATAGACTTTGATAATTTTGAAATAACAAATATAACAATAAGCAAACAAACATCCTCCTTCGGAAAAAAAGATGTGAATGTAATACATAAAGATGAGATAAAAGGTATGGGAGACTACGTAATAGTAGACAAAGTATTCAACGGAGAAACTAAAGACTCTGAAAAAGAAGATAAAAAAGAAGATGAAAGCAACGAAAAAGTCAAAGTCAACATTAACATTGACTAA
- a CDS encoding DUF2112 family protein, whose amino-acid sequence MEVAVLPDLAMIITHLVTKNGHEVLSATNMSEDKLRDRDPYADEAFDRDEPPFNMKGHEVMAGNKYASCETPSGLRGRLSLFDNIIQNSEAAIILGPPPRKYKHMYDNLNELILFSCIGCANQYKLVVKLLKQKNIPILELAYPTNRDEIISLINRVNDFLQKLGTDEIKPGIINDDNLTVELRPSNKKITPYEFRNIVNEVEQEERFNKENK is encoded by the coding sequence ATGGAGGTTGCAGTACTACCTGACCTTGCAATGATAATCACACATCTAGTAACAAAGAATGGTCATGAAGTATTATCAGCAACAAATATGAGTGAAGATAAATTACGTGACAGAGACCCATATGCAGATGAAGCTTTTGACCGTGATGAGCCACCATTTAATATGAAAGGACATGAAGTAATGGCTGGTAATAAATATGCCTCCTGTGAAACACCATCAGGATTAAGAGGACGTTTATCATTATTTGATAATATAATTCAGAATTCAGAAGCGGCAATAATATTAGGACCGCCTCCACGTAAGTATAAGCACATGTATGACAATCTAAATGAGTTAATATTATTCAGCTGTATTGGCTGTGCAAATCAATATAAATTAGTAGTGAAATTACTAAAACAGAAGAATATTCCTATACTAGAATTAGCATACCCTACTAATAGAGATGAAATAATAAGTCTAATTAATAGAGTAAATGATTTTCTTCAGAAACTGGGAACTGATGAGATAAAGCCGGGAATAATAAATGATGATAACTTAACTGTAGAGTTAAGACCATCTAATAAAAAAATAACACCCTATGAATTTAGAAATATAGTAAATGAAGTAGAACAAGAAGAAAGATTTAATAAGGAGAATAAATAA